From one Leifsonia sp. Root1293 genomic stretch:
- a CDS encoding glutamate ABC transporter substrate-binding protein produces the protein MKMRITRRLSLVAIAAAGALALAGCAGDGGSEATVTPEAAPTFAAGSTMEKLSEAGTITIGTKFDQPLFGLVNLDGVPEGFDVEIGKIIAAKLGIAPDKIKWTETVSANREPFIENGQVDIVVATYTINDKRKEVISFAGPYYMAGQSILTLADNDDIKSEDDLVGQKVCSVTGSTPAAKLAEIGAEPVLTDTYTNCLEPLRSGAVVAVSTDNVILAGLAAQNEGEFKVVGEPFTEEPYGIGLAKDDTDFRNFINDTLEESYEDGTYEAAWDATAGTVLPFVDPPAVDRY, from the coding sequence ATGAAGATGAGAATCACAAGACGACTGTCGCTCGTCGCGATCGCAGCAGCGGGTGCGCTGGCTCTCGCCGGATGCGCCGGTGACGGCGGATCAGAGGCCACGGTGACACCCGAGGCAGCACCGACCTTCGCGGCCGGATCCACCATGGAGAAGCTGTCGGAGGCCGGCACCATCACCATCGGCACCAAGTTCGACCAGCCGCTGTTCGGACTGGTCAACCTCGATGGTGTTCCCGAGGGCTTCGACGTCGAGATCGGCAAGATCATCGCCGCGAAGCTCGGAATCGCGCCGGACAAGATCAAGTGGACCGAGACCGTCTCCGCGAACCGCGAGCCGTTCATCGAGAACGGGCAGGTCGACATCGTCGTGGCGACCTACACGATCAACGACAAGCGCAAGGAGGTCATCTCGTTCGCCGGGCCGTACTACATGGCCGGTCAGTCGATCCTGACTCTCGCCGACAACGACGACATCAAGAGCGAGGACGACCTCGTCGGGCAGAAGGTCTGCTCGGTGACCGGGTCCACCCCGGCTGCGAAGCTCGCCGAGATCGGTGCCGAGCCGGTGCTCACGGACACCTACACCAACTGCCTCGAGCCACTGCGCTCGGGTGCCGTCGTCGCGGTCTCCACCGACAACGTCATCCTCGCCGGCCTCGCGGCTCAGAACGAGGGAGAGTTCAAGGTCGTCGGCGAACCGTTCACCGAGGAGCCGTACGGCATCGGCCTCGCCAAGGACGACACGGACTTCCGGAACTTCATCAACGACACCCTGGAGGAGTCGTACGAGGACGGCACCTACGAAGCGGCTTGGGATGCAACGGCCGGTACGGTGCTTCCGTTCGTCGATCCGCCGGCAGTCGATCGCTACTGA
- a CDS encoding amino acid ABC transporter permease, which produces MDVVIDNLPRYLSGFGLTVLLLVVSAVAAMIIGTLIAAMRISPVASLRGFATVYTELVRNTPLTLVLFFCAIILPYLGADFSYLVFAAIGLSVYTSPFVAEALRSGINGVPIGQAEAARSLGFGFGQSVGLVILPQAFRMTIPPLINVFIALTKNTSVAGGFFVAELFTVGKELANANGNAVIAVLLGVATFYLIITVPLGLLAAQIEKRVAVQR; this is translated from the coding sequence ATGGACGTCGTCATCGACAACCTGCCACGCTACCTCTCCGGGTTCGGGCTGACCGTGCTCCTGCTCGTGGTCTCTGCAGTCGCTGCCATGATCATCGGCACGCTCATCGCAGCGATGCGCATCTCGCCAGTCGCATCCCTCCGAGGCTTCGCCACCGTCTACACCGAGCTCGTGCGCAACACGCCCCTCACCCTGGTGCTGTTCTTCTGCGCGATCATCCTTCCTTATCTCGGTGCGGACTTCTCCTATCTGGTGTTCGCGGCGATCGGCCTGAGCGTCTACACCTCGCCGTTCGTCGCGGAGGCGCTGCGCTCGGGCATCAACGGTGTCCCCATCGGGCAGGCTGAGGCGGCGCGCAGCTTGGGGTTCGGCTTCGGGCAGAGCGTCGGTCTCGTCATCCTCCCTCAGGCCTTCAGAATGACCATTCCGCCGTTGATCAATGTGTTCATCGCTCTCACCAAGAACACGTCGGTCGCCGGAGGATTCTTCGTAGCCGAGCTGTTCACCGTCGGCAAGGAGCTCGCGAACGCCAACGGCAACGCGGTCATCGCCGTCCTCCTGGGCGTTGCGACCTTCTATCTCATCATCACCGTTCCCCTGGGCCTGCTGGCCGCCCAGATCGAGAAGAGAGTAGCGGTGCAACGATGA
- a CDS encoding amino acid ABC transporter permease produces MSGSNVLFDVQGPRGRRLSLILSIIAAVILLLGAAWIVSILAAPRESGGITVPGMFAPSRWDIFADPRVWYRIWLGALATLQAAAVAAVGAVALGIVFSLLRSATTAWIRIPTTVLLEFFRGMPVLLMMLFILLVGSTGAFWAVVIALIIYNGALIGEALRAGLAALPRGQREAGLSLGMRPLQSRMLVEFPQAFRQMLPIIVAQLVVLLKDTSLGYIVGYPELLRTTMNNLASLLGNRYLFSLFVVTLVIYLIMNLSLSWFARWLSRRTASGGTRRGKPAGPPPDLDQAVLMAEATALARSSERTQ; encoded by the coding sequence ATGAGCGGCTCCAACGTACTTTTCGATGTTCAAGGCCCCAGGGGGCGGCGTCTCTCGCTCATCCTGTCGATCATCGCTGCAGTCATCCTCCTTCTTGGCGCAGCATGGATCGTGAGCATCCTGGCCGCGCCCCGTGAGTCCGGCGGCATCACGGTTCCCGGCATGTTCGCGCCGAGCCGGTGGGACATCTTCGCGGACCCCCGGGTCTGGTATCGCATCTGGCTCGGCGCACTTGCGACCTTGCAGGCGGCCGCCGTTGCTGCCGTCGGCGCGGTGGCCCTCGGCATCGTCTTCTCGCTGCTGCGCAGTGCCACGACTGCGTGGATCCGCATCCCCACGACCGTGCTCCTGGAATTCTTCCGTGGCATGCCCGTGCTGCTCATGATGCTCTTCATCCTGCTGGTGGGATCGACAGGGGCGTTCTGGGCCGTCGTGATCGCCCTGATCATCTACAACGGCGCCCTTATCGGAGAGGCGCTGCGAGCCGGACTCGCGGCGCTGCCGAGAGGTCAGCGAGAGGCGGGCCTCAGCCTGGGCATGCGGCCGCTCCAGTCGCGCATGCTGGTCGAATTCCCACAGGCCTTCCGACAGATGCTCCCGATCATCGTCGCTCAACTGGTCGTCCTCCTGAAGGACACCTCGCTCGGCTACATCGTCGGTTACCCCGAATTGCTGCGCACCACGATGAACAACCTCGCGAGCCTTCTCGGAAACCGCTACCTGTTCTCGCTGTTCGTCGTCACCCTGGTGATCTACCTGATCATGAACCTGAGCCTGTCGTGGTTCGCCCGGTGGCTGTCACGACGCACGGCGAGCGGGGGGACGCGCCGGGGCAAGCCCGCCGGTCCGCCCCCGGACCTCGATCAGGCCGTGCTCATGGCGGAGGCGACCGCTCTCGCGCGGTCGTCCGAGAGGACGCAGTAG
- the pheS gene encoding phenylalanine--tRNA ligase subunit alpha, translated as MSEPTEITEASVGAAVEAALAAIEAASDSAALKAVRTEHTGESSPLARLNGQLRSVPNDQKAALGKLVGQARGRVNLAFAARESAIVEAEATARLEAERVDVTAAAVRQAAGARHPLSLLQDQVIDVFVGMGWEIAEGPELESEWFNFDALNFDADHPARAMQDTFFIDPPEAHLVLRTHTSPVQVRTMLEREVPIYVLAPGRVFRTDELDATHTPVFTQFEGLAVDKGLTMAHLRGTLEHFARTLFGDGAKIRLRPNYFPFTEPSAELDVWHPTFVGGARWIEWGGCGMINPNVLKAAGIDPEVYSGFAFGMGIERALMFRNDVEDMRDIVEGDVRFSQQFGMVV; from the coding sequence GTGTCTGAACCCACCGAAATCACCGAGGCGAGTGTCGGCGCCGCCGTCGAGGCCGCGCTCGCAGCCATCGAGGCAGCATCCGACTCCGCAGCCCTCAAGGCGGTCCGCACCGAGCACACGGGGGAGTCCTCCCCACTCGCACGACTGAACGGCCAGTTGCGGAGCGTTCCCAACGACCAGAAGGCTGCCCTCGGCAAGCTCGTGGGCCAGGCCCGCGGTCGGGTCAACCTGGCGTTCGCTGCTCGGGAGTCCGCCATCGTCGAGGCCGAGGCCACTGCCCGCCTCGAGGCGGAACGGGTCGACGTCACGGCCGCCGCTGTGCGCCAGGCCGCCGGAGCGCGGCATCCGCTCTCCCTCCTGCAGGATCAGGTCATCGACGTCTTCGTCGGCATGGGGTGGGAGATCGCCGAGGGACCGGAGCTCGAGAGCGAGTGGTTCAACTTCGACGCGCTGAACTTCGACGCCGACCACCCGGCACGGGCCATGCAGGACACCTTCTTCATCGACCCGCCCGAGGCGCACCTCGTGCTCCGCACCCACACCAGCCCGGTGCAGGTGCGCACGATGCTCGAGCGCGAGGTTCCGATCTACGTTCTGGCTCCGGGCCGGGTGTTCCGTACCGACGAGCTCGATGCGACGCACACCCCTGTGTTCACGCAGTTCGAGGGGTTGGCGGTCGACAAGGGCCTCACCATGGCGCACCTCCGCGGGACGCTCGAGCACTTCGCCCGCACGCTCTTCGGCGACGGCGCGAAGATCCGCCTGCGTCCGAACTACTTCCCCTTCACCGAACCGTCGGCCGAGCTCGACGTCTGGCACCCCACCTTCGTCGGCGGGGCCCGGTGGATCGAGTGGGGCGGGTGCGGAATGATCAACCCCAATGTGCTGAAGGCGGCCGGCATCGACCCCGAGGTCTACTCCGGCTTCGCGTTCGGCATGGGCATCGAGCGTGCGCTCATGTTCCGCAACGACGTCGAGGACATGCGTGACATCGTCGAGGGCGATGTCCGGTTCAGCCAGCAGTTCGGAATGGTGGTCTAG
- the pheT gene encoding phenylalanine--tRNA ligase subunit beta produces MRVPLSWLAEYVDLVPGTTTGSLHEALVRVGFEEEDVHDFELSGPIVVGEVLEFVEEPQSNGKTIRWCQVRVAPEGETAADGGDAVHGIVCGAGNFFVGDKVVVTLPGSVLPGPFPIAARKTYGHVSDGMIASARELGLGEEHDGILRLAELDLDPAVGTDAISLLSLDDAAVEINVTPDRGYAFSIRGVAREYAHATGAAFRDPALAGAGSGSSAFPVTIADDAPVRGRVGATTFVTRIVRGVDPTRRTPAWMIARLKLAGIRSISLVVDITNYVMLELGQPLHGYDLDTLVDGITVRRARAGESIVTLDEKERVLSVEDLLITDGAGPIGLAGVMGGARTEIGSDTVNVLIEAANFDPVSIARSARRHKLPSEASKRFERGVDPAVAEAAAARAAQLLAELAGGTVEDAATGTAHVEARASVFLPDGFVSGLIGVEYTDEEIRTVLVEIGARVEEVDGGLAVTPPSWRPDIVGKADLAEEVARINGYDRIPAVLPVAPPGRGLTRAQRLRRITADVLAGGGLTEVLAYPFVSAADAAAFSSLQGEIAQPVRVANPLDGARPLLRTSLLPGLADIAHRNLSRGITDLAIFETGLVTLPTASGSFGSATLPVGDARPDADVLAALDAGIPSQPRNVAALLVGNAIVRQPGQAPVAWDWQDAIGVARRLGTALDVDLVVEQGSHPAFHPGRTARIVAAGETVGFAGELLPDLAASADLPRTVAAVELDLDALIRLGRSEILARPVQTKPAATQDLSLVVATDVPAGAVRAAIVEGAGDLLEEARLVDDYRGAGLPEGTKSLTFALRFRAADRTLTAAEASEAKLAGAARAAELHGAHLRD; encoded by the coding sequence GTGAGAGTTCCCCTGAGCTGGTTGGCCGAATACGTCGACCTCGTTCCCGGTACGACGACGGGCTCATTGCATGAGGCACTCGTGCGCGTCGGCTTCGAAGAGGAGGACGTGCACGACTTCGAGCTGAGCGGTCCCATCGTCGTGGGCGAGGTTCTCGAGTTCGTCGAGGAGCCGCAGTCCAACGGCAAGACCATCCGCTGGTGCCAGGTGCGCGTCGCCCCCGAGGGTGAGACGGCTGCTGATGGCGGCGACGCCGTGCACGGCATCGTCTGCGGTGCAGGCAACTTCTTCGTCGGCGACAAGGTCGTCGTGACCCTGCCCGGCTCCGTGCTGCCCGGTCCGTTCCCCATCGCCGCCCGCAAGACCTACGGACACGTCTCCGACGGCATGATCGCCTCGGCCCGCGAGCTCGGTCTCGGCGAGGAGCACGACGGCATCCTGCGACTGGCCGAGCTCGACCTCGATCCCGCCGTGGGAACCGATGCGATCAGCCTGCTCTCGCTCGACGACGCCGCCGTGGAGATCAACGTCACCCCCGACCGCGGCTACGCGTTCTCCATCCGCGGGGTCGCCCGCGAGTACGCCCACGCGACCGGCGCCGCCTTCCGCGACCCTGCTCTCGCCGGCGCCGGAAGCGGCTCGAGTGCCTTCCCCGTCACGATCGCCGACGACGCCCCCGTGCGTGGTCGCGTCGGCGCGACGACCTTCGTCACCCGGATCGTCCGAGGTGTCGACCCGACCCGCCGCACTCCCGCTTGGATGATCGCGCGGCTGAAGTTGGCCGGCATCCGCTCGATCTCCCTGGTCGTCGACATCACCAACTACGTGATGCTCGAACTCGGGCAGCCGCTGCACGGCTACGACCTCGACACTCTCGTCGACGGCATCACCGTGCGCCGGGCACGCGCCGGGGAGAGCATCGTCACCCTCGACGAGAAGGAGCGCGTGCTCTCCGTCGAGGATCTCCTCATCACCGACGGCGCCGGGCCCATCGGCCTGGCCGGCGTCATGGGCGGAGCGCGCACCGAGATCGGCAGCGACACGGTCAACGTGCTCATCGAGGCCGCGAACTTCGACCCCGTGTCGATCGCCCGCAGCGCTCGCAGGCACAAGCTGCCGAGCGAGGCGTCCAAGCGCTTCGAGCGGGGAGTCGACCCTGCCGTCGCCGAGGCTGCAGCAGCCCGCGCGGCCCAGCTGCTCGCCGAATTGGCCGGCGGGACCGTCGAGGATGCAGCCACCGGCACGGCCCACGTGGAGGCCCGGGCCTCGGTCTTCCTCCCCGACGGTTTCGTCTCCGGGCTCATCGGAGTCGAGTACACCGACGAGGAGATCCGCACGGTGCTCGTCGAGATCGGTGCCCGGGTCGAAGAGGTCGACGGCGGGCTCGCCGTCACGCCGCCGAGCTGGCGCCCCGACATCGTGGGCAAGGCCGACCTCGCCGAGGAGGTCGCCCGCATCAACGGCTACGACCGCATCCCCGCAGTGCTTCCCGTCGCCCCTCCTGGACGCGGCCTCACCCGCGCTCAGCGCCTGCGGCGTATCACCGCTGACGTGCTCGCCGGCGGCGGCCTCACCGAGGTCCTGGCCTACCCATTCGTCAGTGCCGCGGATGCCGCAGCCTTCTCCAGCCTCCAGGGAGAGATCGCGCAGCCCGTGCGCGTGGCGAACCCGCTCGATGGGGCTCGACCGCTGCTGCGCACGTCGCTCCTGCCCGGCCTCGCCGACATCGCGCACCGCAACCTGTCGCGCGGCATCACCGACCTCGCGATCTTCGAGACCGGACTCGTCACCCTGCCCACGGCATCCGGCAGCTTCGGCAGTGCCACCCTGCCCGTCGGTGACGCCCGGCCGGACGCGGATGTGCTCGCAGCCCTCGACGCCGGGATCCCGAGCCAGCCGCGGAACGTCGCAGCACTGCTCGTCGGCAACGCCATCGTTCGGCAGCCGGGCCAGGCTCCCGTGGCCTGGGACTGGCAGGATGCGATCGGTGTCGCCCGGCGCCTCGGCACGGCCCTCGACGTCGACCTCGTCGTCGAGCAGGGTTCCCACCCGGCGTTCCACCCCGGCCGCACCGCGCGCATCGTCGCAGCCGGTGAGACCGTCGGCTTCGCCGGCGAACTGCTGCCCGATCTCGCTGCATCCGCCGACCTCCCACGCACCGTCGCGGCCGTCGAACTCGACCTCGATGCGCTCATCCGCCTCGGCCGGTCCGAGATCCTCGCCCGACCCGTGCAGACCAAGCCGGCCGCGACCCAGGATCTCTCCCTCGTCGTGGCGACGGATGTCCCTGCCGGTGCCGTGCGCGCCGCCATCGTCGAGGGAGCCGGCGACCTCCTCGAAGAGGCCAGGCTCGTCGACGACTATCGTGGCGCCGGACTGCCGGAAGGCACCAAGAGCCTCACATTCGCGCTGCGGTTCCGCGCCGCCGATCGCACGCTCACAGCCGCCGAGGCCTCCGAGGCCAAGCTCGCTGGCGCGGCTCGGGCCGCTGAGTTGCACGGGGCGCACCTCCGGGACTGA
- the argC gene encoding N-acetyl-gamma-glutamyl-phosphate reductase gives MTFSVAVSGASGYAGGELLRLLASHPDLEVRTVTAHQNAGQKLVAAQPHLRSYGDLVLQPTTADVLAGHEVVFLALPHGKSGEVTAQLDPHTLVIDCGADHRLESEADWAAFYGGDHHGAWTYGVPELPRTNGDQRADLAGSRRIAAPGCNASTIALSLAPGILAGVIEEEDLVSVLAVGPSGAGKSLKVNLLASEILGSANPYAVGGSHRHVPEIQQALRAAGASAPTISFTPVLVPMSRGILAVSTARIVPGTDAADIRRAWETAYSGEPFVQLLPEGEQPRTADVLGANTALLGLEIDQAAGRVVVTAAVDNLVKGTAGAAIQSANIALGLPETTGLPVNGVAP, from the coding sequence ATGACGTTCTCGGTCGCCGTCTCCGGCGCATCCGGCTATGCAGGTGGCGAACTGCTGCGCCTGCTGGCCTCGCATCCCGATCTCGAGGTGCGCACCGTCACCGCGCACCAGAACGCCGGCCAGAAGCTGGTCGCGGCCCAGCCGCACCTGCGCAGCTACGGCGACCTGGTGCTGCAGCCCACGACCGCTGACGTCCTCGCCGGCCATGAAGTCGTGTTCCTCGCGCTCCCGCACGGCAAGTCCGGCGAGGTGACGGCGCAGCTGGACCCCCACACCCTCGTCATCGACTGCGGCGCCGATCACCGACTCGAGAGCGAGGCCGACTGGGCGGCGTTCTACGGCGGTGACCACCACGGCGCCTGGACCTACGGGGTGCCGGAGCTTCCCCGCACGAACGGGGACCAGCGCGCCGACCTCGCCGGGTCACGTCGCATCGCGGCTCCCGGTTGCAACGCGAGCACCATCGCGCTCTCGCTCGCCCCGGGCATCCTCGCCGGGGTCATCGAGGAGGAGGACCTGGTCTCGGTGCTCGCCGTCGGACCATCGGGCGCCGGAAAGAGTCTCAAGGTGAACCTTCTCGCCAGCGAGATCCTCGGCTCGGCCAATCCCTATGCGGTCGGCGGCAGCCACAGGCACGTCCCCGAGATCCAGCAGGCGCTCCGGGCGGCCGGAGCGAGCGCTCCCACCATCTCGTTCACACCCGTGCTGGTGCCGATGTCGCGAGGAATCCTCGCCGTCAGCACGGCGCGGATCGTTCCGGGCACGGATGCAGCCGACATCCGCCGCGCGTGGGAGACGGCCTACTCCGGTGAACCCTTCGTGCAGCTGCTCCCCGAGGGCGAGCAGCCGCGCACCGCCGACGTGCTGGGCGCCAACACGGCCCTTCTCGGGTTGGAGATCGACCAGGCGGCCGGCCGTGTCGTCGTCACCGCGGCCGTCGACAACCTCGTCAAGGGCACAGCCGGAGCCGCCATCCAGTCAGCCAACATCGCCCTCGGCCTTCCGGAGACCACAGGTCTCCCCGTGAACGGAGTCGCACCGTGA
- the argJ gene encoding bifunctional glutamate N-acetyltransferase/amino-acid acetyltransferase ArgJ yields the protein MTVTAPLGFEASGIAAGIKTSGAADLALIVNRGPSQQAAVVFTSNRAKANPILWSQQVIVDGVASAIVLNSGGANCFTGPQGFQVTHRTAEAVAEALHVSAGDVLVCSTGLIGDQLDPEVLAAGVVSAASALSADGGADAALAIMTTDSRPKTSVVQRDGWSLGGIAKGAGMLAPGLATMLVVITTDADLTASALDASLRSATRVTFDRLDSDGCMSTNDQVSLLASGASGITPNVDDFTAALTELCRDLALQLQSDAEGASHDIAIEVVGAVSELDAVEVGRSVARNNLFKAAIFGNDPNWGRVLAAIGTTSATFDPYNVDVSMNGVRVCSEGRPDRSRDEVDLAPRAVHVLIDLQVGEAQATIWTNDLTHDYVHENSAYAS from the coding sequence GTGACAGTCACCGCCCCCCTCGGCTTCGAGGCATCGGGGATCGCCGCAGGCATCAAGACCTCCGGCGCCGCCGACCTCGCCCTCATCGTCAATCGCGGCCCGTCGCAGCAGGCGGCGGTGGTCTTCACGAGCAATCGCGCGAAGGCGAACCCCATCCTGTGGTCGCAGCAGGTGATCGTCGACGGCGTCGCGAGCGCGATCGTGCTGAACTCCGGCGGCGCCAACTGCTTCACGGGCCCGCAGGGCTTCCAGGTCACGCATCGCACGGCGGAAGCCGTCGCCGAGGCGCTCCACGTCTCGGCCGGCGACGTGCTCGTCTGCTCCACAGGGCTCATCGGCGACCAGCTCGACCCCGAGGTCCTGGCCGCCGGCGTCGTGAGTGCCGCCTCGGCGCTCAGTGCCGACGGGGGAGCCGACGCGGCCCTCGCCATCATGACGACGGACTCCAGGCCGAAGACCTCGGTCGTCCAGCGCGACGGCTGGAGCCTCGGGGGCATCGCCAAGGGTGCCGGCATGCTCGCGCCCGGGCTCGCCACCATGCTCGTCGTCATCACGACGGATGCCGATCTCACTGCATCAGCCCTCGATGCATCGCTCCGCTCGGCCACACGGGTGACCTTCGATCGGCTCGACTCCGACGGCTGCATGTCGACCAACGACCAGGTGTCGCTGCTCGCGTCCGGCGCCTCCGGGATCACGCCGAACGTCGACGACTTCACCGCGGCCCTGACCGAGCTGTGCCGCGACCTCGCCCTGCAGCTCCAGAGCGACGCCGAGGGCGCCAGCCACGACATCGCCATCGAGGTCGTCGGCGCCGTGAGCGAACTCGACGCCGTCGAGGTGGGACGCTCCGTCGCCCGCAACAACCTCTTCAAGGCGGCGATCTTCGGCAACGATCCCAACTGGGGCCGCGTCCTGGCCGCCATCGGAACGACGAGCGCGACCTTCGACCCCTACAACGTCGACGTCTCGATGAACGGCGTCCGCGTCTGCTCCGAGGGCCGGCCCGACCGCTCGCGCGACGAGGTCGACCTCGCTCCGCGGGCCGTGCACGTCCTCATCGACCTCCAGGTCGGTGAGGCGCAGGCCACCATCTGGACCAACGACCTCACGCACGACTACGTGCATGAGAACAGCGCGTACGCGAGCTAG
- the argB gene encoding acetylglutamate kinase translates to MTLEDIAPELAQQSAASKAQILIDSLPWLKRFHDQIIVVKFGGNAMISPELQRAFAEDMVYLRYAGIRPVIVHGGGPQISSMLDRLGIESEFRGGYRVTTPETMDVVRMVLSGQVNRELVSSINEHGPLAAGLSGEDAGLFKGRRRGAVVDGEEIDLGLVGDVIEVDPAAVLAQLDAGRIPVVSSIAPDVDTPGQSLNVNADSAAASLAISLGAAKLVILTDVAGLYRDWPDRESLVSVIHAPELRQLLPALESGMIPKMAACLDAVDGGVAKAAIIDGREPHAILLEIFTQSGIGTEVVPA, encoded by the coding sequence ATGACGCTCGAAGACATCGCCCCTGAGCTCGCCCAGCAGTCGGCGGCCTCCAAAGCACAGATCCTCATCGACTCGCTGCCCTGGCTGAAGCGTTTCCACGACCAGATCATCGTGGTGAAGTTCGGCGGCAACGCCATGATCAGTCCTGAGCTGCAGCGGGCCTTCGCCGAGGACATGGTGTACCTGCGCTACGCCGGGATCCGTCCCGTCATCGTGCACGGAGGCGGCCCGCAGATCTCGTCGATGCTCGATCGGCTCGGCATCGAGAGCGAGTTCCGCGGCGGATACAGGGTGACCACCCCCGAGACCATGGACGTCGTGCGCATGGTGCTCTCCGGCCAGGTCAACCGGGAGCTGGTGAGTTCGATCAACGAGCACGGCCCGCTCGCCGCCGGACTCTCCGGTGAGGATGCGGGACTCTTCAAGGGGCGTCGTCGTGGAGCCGTCGTCGACGGAGAGGAGATCGATCTCGGCCTCGTCGGCGATGTGATCGAGGTCGATCCGGCCGCCGTGCTCGCGCAGCTCGACGCCGGTCGCATCCCCGTCGTCTCCTCGATCGCCCCAGACGTCGATACTCCGGGGCAGTCGCTCAACGTCAACGCCGATTCGGCCGCGGCGTCGCTCGCGATCTCTCTCGGCGCCGCCAAGCTGGTCATCCTCACCGACGTCGCCGGGCTGTACCGCGACTGGCCCGATCGCGAGTCGCTCGTCTCCGTGATCCACGCTCCTGAGCTGCGCCAGCTGCTTCCCGCGCTCGAGTCCGGAATGATTCCCAAGATGGCAGCCTGCCTCGACGCCGTCGACGGAGGAGTGGCCAAGGCCGCCATCATCGACGGCCGCGAGCCGCATGCGATCCTCCTCGAGATCTTCACCCAGAGCGGCATCGGCACGGAGGTGGTTCCCGCATGA
- a CDS encoding acetylornithine transaminase codes for MATPLGMLDRGDGCWVWDMDGMSYLDFLAGIAVNSLGHAHPVFVEAVSAQAARLAHVSNYFATEPQVALAERLKRLTGAGERGRVYFGNSGAEANEAAFKLARLHSSPSSSPPRTRIITLTDSFHGRTMGGLALSGKPAMRADFQPVPGGVEHIDPTLEALERAVDGTVAALFVEPILGEAGVRPLPDGFLERARELTTQHGALLIIDEIQTGAGRTGRWFGFQHAGIVPDAVTLAKGIGGGFPIGALVTYGDASELFGPGQHGSTFGGNPLATATSNAVLEEIESAGLVANAELRGQELRAAIMGIGSTLVTGVRGAGLLLGIALSEPVASEVVAAALREGLIINAPNPRSIRLAPPLIIGDSEIAEFTARFTRALQSVRPAKETS; via the coding sequence ATGGCGACCCCGCTCGGCATGCTGGACCGCGGCGATGGCTGCTGGGTCTGGGACATGGACGGCATGAGCTACCTCGATTTCCTCGCGGGGATCGCCGTCAACTCGCTGGGCCACGCGCATCCGGTGTTCGTCGAAGCCGTCTCGGCACAGGCCGCCCGCCTCGCGCACGTCTCGAACTACTTCGCCACGGAGCCTCAGGTCGCGCTCGCCGAACGGCTGAAGCGCCTCACCGGGGCCGGAGAACGGGGCCGCGTCTACTTCGGCAATTCGGGGGCCGAGGCGAACGAGGCGGCATTCAAGCTCGCCCGGCTGCACTCATCGCCCTCCTCCTCTCCTCCGCGCACGCGCATCATCACCCTGACCGACTCGTTCCACGGGCGCACGATGGGCGGCCTCGCCCTCAGCGGCAAGCCGGCCATGCGGGCGGACTTCCAGCCCGTTCCCGGCGGTGTCGAGCACATCGACCCCACCCTCGAGGCGCTCGAACGGGCCGTCGACGGCACCGTCGCAGCCCTCTTCGTCGAACCGATCCTCGGAGAGGCCGGGGTTCGTCCGCTGCCCGACGGATTCCTCGAGCGGGCGCGCGAACTCACGACGCAGCACGGCGCGCTGCTCATCATCGACGAGATCCAGACCGGAGCCGGGCGAACGGGTCGCTGGTTCGGTTTCCAGCATGCCGGGATCGTTCCGGATGCCGTCACGCTGGCCAAGGGCATCGGGGGAGGGTTCCCCATCGGAGCGCTCGTCACCTACGGCGACGCGTCCGAGCTGTTCGGTCCCGGTCAGCACGGCAGCACCTTCGGCGGCAATCCTCTCGCCACCGCGACGTCGAACGCGGTTCTGGAGGAGATCGAGTCCGCCGGCCTCGTCGCCAATGCCGAGCTGCGTGGACAGGAGTTGCGCGCGGCCATCATGGGCATCGGGTCCACTCTCGTGACAGGGGTGCGTGGGGCCGGACTGCTCCTCGGCATCGCTCTGTCGGAGCCCGTCGCGTCCGAGGTCGTCGCCGCCGCCCTCCGGGAGGGCTTGATCATCAACGCCCCGAATCCGCGGAGCATCCGCCTCGCTCCGCCCCTCATCATCGGCGACTCCGAGATCGCCGAATTCACCGCACGTTTCACCCGCGCTCTCCAGAGCGTCCGCCCTGCGAAAGAGACCTCATGA